The following proteins are co-located in the uncultured Tolumonas sp. genome:
- a CDS encoding threonine/serine exporter family protein — protein MMELLQAIVFEAFWSAIPAVGFAMIFAVPPRMLKYCAAGGAFARSLRMLQIHFGMPIEWATFITTTLVGLIFVYVSRRLLAPRPVFTVASIIPMIPGKSAFNTIIAVLSMNSGGVTEKLLQASIENGLKTLFILFALCFGLAVPSLFIYRNRPIV, from the coding sequence CCGCAATTCCAGCCGTTGGTTTTGCGATGATTTTTGCAGTTCCGCCCCGGATGCTAAAATATTGTGCCGCCGGTGGGGCTTTCGCACGTAGCTTGCGAATGTTGCAAATCCATTTTGGTATGCCTATTGAGTGGGCGACCTTTATTACGACTACACTGGTGGGCTTAATTTTTGTTTATGTTTCTCGCCGCTTGTTAGCCCCTCGTCCTGTTTTTACCGTCGCGAGTATTATTCCGATGATCCCAGGTAAATCAGCATTTAACACCATTATTGCGGTGTTAAGTATGAACAGTGGTGGTGTAACAGAAAAGTTATTGCAAGCCAGTATCGAGAATGGTTTGAAAACATTGTTTATCTTGTTTGCTCTTTGTTTTGGGCTGGCAGTACCCTCTTTATTTATTTATCGAAACAGGCCGATTGTATAA
- the folA gene encoding type 3 dihydrofolate reductase, giving the protein MLISLIVAMAENRVIGRGNQMPWHLPADLRHFKSVTLGKPVIMGRKTFESIGRPLPGRRNVVISRNLDWCAEGVESVSSLDAALALVQDADEVMIIGGGQLYREALPLAQRLYLTHIALTVTDADTWFPDYSQYQWQLRGEELHDPDEKNPYYYRFETLDRGI; this is encoded by the coding sequence ATGTTGATCTCTTTAATTGTGGCGATGGCAGAAAATCGCGTGATTGGCCGGGGTAATCAGATGCCTTGGCATTTGCCGGCTGATTTACGGCATTTTAAAAGTGTAACGTTGGGTAAACCTGTGATCATGGGTCGCAAGACTTTTGAGTCGATTGGGCGACCATTACCGGGACGCCGTAATGTGGTGATCAGCCGTAATCTTGATTGGTGTGCTGAAGGTGTTGAAAGTGTCTCAAGTCTAGATGCCGCACTGGCATTGGTACAGGATGCGGATGAAGTGATGATCATCGGTGGTGGCCAGTTATATCGAGAAGCCCTGCCGTTGGCGCAACGCTTATATTTGACTCATATTGCGTTGACGGTGACGGATGCTGATACCTGGTTTCCTGATTATTCACAATATCAATGGCAGCTGCGGGGAGAAGAGTTACATGATCCCGATGAGAAAAACCCGTATTACTATCGGTTTGAAACATTAGATCGCGGTATTTAA
- a CDS encoding symmetrical bis(5'-nucleosyl)-tetraphosphatase codes for MATYFVGDVQGCYAELQQLLDLAQFNAQQDELWLTGDLVARGPQSLDVLRFVYSLGDRATTVLGNHDLNLLAVAAGHALPKKKDKTENILTAPDRHELIHWLQNRPIMAEHPTLPVMMTHAGLSPQWDLATARHCAREVETLLRSDQGTWLLGHMYGEEPSHWDPRLTGLPRWRYIINSFTRMRFCRNDGSLEFKCKESPADKPDQLAPWFEVRKADADEPHLVFGHWAALMGKCPLPKIKALDTGCVWGNQLTLWRWEDNAMFSLNCPVYSSGE; via the coding sequence ATGGCAACCTATTTTGTTGGCGACGTCCAGGGATGTTACGCTGAATTACAGCAATTGCTGGATCTGGCGCAATTTAATGCCCAGCAGGATGAATTGTGGTTAACCGGTGATCTGGTCGCCCGAGGGCCACAATCACTGGACGTGTTGCGTTTTGTGTACAGCTTAGGCGATCGCGCCACAACAGTGTTAGGTAATCATGATTTGAACTTGCTGGCGGTCGCCGCCGGACATGCATTGCCAAAGAAAAAAGATAAAACAGAAAATATTCTCACGGCACCCGACCGGCATGAATTAATACATTGGCTGCAAAACCGCCCTATCATGGCAGAGCACCCGACTTTACCAGTAATGATGACACACGCAGGTTTATCTCCACAATGGGATCTGGCAACCGCGCGACATTGCGCGCGAGAAGTCGAAACATTGTTGCGCAGCGACCAAGGTACCTGGTTGCTCGGCCATATGTATGGTGAAGAACCATCACACTGGGACCCGCGCTTGACTGGTTTACCTCGCTGGCGTTACATCATCAATAGCTTTACCCGTATGCGCTTTTGCCGCAATGACGGTAGTTTAGAGTTTAAATGTAAAGAGTCGCCTGCCGATAAACCGGATCAGCTGGCGCCTTGGTTTGAGGTACGAAAAGCGGATGCCGATGAACCACATTTGGTGTTTGGGCACTGGGCAGCGTTGATGGGAAAATGCCCATTACCGAAGATCAAAGCGTTGGATACAGGCTGTGTCTGGGGCAATCAATTGACGTTATGGCGTTGGGAAGATAATGCCATGTTCAGTCTGAACTGCCCGGTTTACTCCAGCGGTGAATAA
- the apaG gene encoding Co2+/Mg2+ efflux protein ApaG, whose protein sequence is MPGIQITPRPFYLAEQSDPDDALYAFGYEITIHNQSGDDVQLMDRHWLISDANGQQTEVQGQGVVGQQPIIAAGQSYTYQSNIQLKTPFGCMRGSYTFQNKYNEQLFEVSIPPFALAIPHLIN, encoded by the coding sequence ATGCCGGGCATACAAATCACACCGCGTCCCTTTTATCTTGCTGAACAATCAGATCCAGATGATGCGCTGTATGCCTTTGGTTATGAAATTACTATTCATAACCAATCAGGCGATGATGTGCAGTTGATGGACCGCCACTGGCTGATCAGTGATGCCAATGGCCAACAGACAGAAGTGCAAGGACAAGGCGTGGTCGGGCAACAGCCGATCATAGCCGCGGGCCAATCTTATACCTATCAAAGCAACATACAGCTAAAAACACCGTTTGGCTGTATGCGTGGTAGCTATACCTTTCAAAACAAATACAACGAACAGCTGTTTGAAGTGAGTATTCCGCCTTTTGCGTTGGCAATTCCTCATCTCATCAACTGA
- the rsmA gene encoding 16S rRNA (adenine(1518)-N(6)/adenine(1519)-N(6))-dimethyltransferase RsmA, protein MINDNVHLGHRARKRFGQNFLHDQYTIDAIVSAIAPRQNDVLVEIGPGLGALTEPVCDQVDKMHVVELDRDLAARLREHPRLKDKLIVHEADAMKFDFDELAQPDRPLRIFGNLPYNISTPLIFHLLEKSQHITDMYFMLQKEVVERLAAGPNSKDYGRLTVMTQYYCQVSPVLEVGPHAFKPAPKVDSAVVRLAPWPKRPYEALDVADLQRVCQEGFGQRRKTIRNSFRNFITAEQLEELNIDPNLRPENLTLAQFVSIANWLTTHR, encoded by the coding sequence ATGATTAACGACAATGTTCACCTCGGTCACCGCGCACGTAAACGTTTTGGCCAAAACTTCCTACACGATCAATACACCATTGATGCCATTGTCTCGGCAATAGCACCACGTCAGAACGACGTATTAGTTGAGATTGGTCCTGGTCTTGGCGCGTTAACTGAACCTGTATGTGATCAGGTTGATAAAATGCATGTCGTTGAACTCGACCGTGACTTAGCCGCTCGTCTGCGCGAACACCCACGCCTGAAAGACAAATTGATCGTGCATGAAGCTGATGCGATGAAATTTGATTTTGACGAACTGGCACAACCCGATCGTCCATTGCGGATCTTCGGTAATCTGCCTTACAACATATCTACACCGCTGATCTTTCATCTGTTGGAAAAATCCCAGCATATTACGGACATGTATTTCATGCTGCAAAAAGAGGTGGTAGAGCGTCTGGCAGCGGGTCCGAATAGTAAGGATTATGGTCGTCTGACGGTAATGACACAGTATTACTGCCAAGTGTCACCGGTGTTGGAAGTAGGCCCACACGCGTTTAAACCAGCGCCTAAAGTAGACTCGGCTGTTGTACGTCTGGCTCCATGGCCTAAACGCCCTTACGAAGCACTTGACGTTGCAGATTTGCAACGTGTTTGTCAGGAAGGTTTTGGTCAGCGTCGCAAAACTATTCGTAACAGTTTCCGCAACTTTATTACGGCCGAACAATTAGAAGAGCTCAATATTGATCCAAACCTGCGCCCAGAAAACTTGACGTTAGCGCAATTTGTCAGTATTGCTAACTGGCTGACAACCCATCGCTAA
- the pdxA gene encoding 4-hydroxythreonine-4-phosphate dehydrogenase PdxA: MPLIPRIVITPGEPAGIGPDLVLTLTEQAWPVELVIVADPTLLQQRAEELGKQITIRPYDANQPAQAQPQGVLTICPVLLSVPVTAGQLDKQNGHYVLATLQRAAEGCLNGEFAALVTGPVHKGVINEAGVPFSGHTEFFAEQAGVEQVVMMLATDGLRVALATTHLPLRDVADAITTANLTRTLEILQHDLQTQFGIARPHILVCGLNPHAGEGGHMGREEIDVIEPVLATLRNQGYSLEGPLPADTLFQDKYLQRADAVLAMYHDQGLPVLKYKGFGRAVNITLGLPFIRTSVDHGTALELAGSGKSHNGSLLTALHQAISMVSHKQ; the protein is encoded by the coding sequence ATGCCGTTGATTCCCCGTATTGTCATTACACCGGGTGAACCAGCAGGGATCGGCCCGGATCTCGTGCTGACGTTGACTGAACAAGCATGGCCGGTTGAACTGGTCATTGTTGCCGATCCGACGCTGTTGCAACAACGTGCAGAAGAGTTAGGCAAACAGATCACCATTCGCCCATATGATGCAAACCAACCAGCACAAGCCCAGCCACAAGGCGTGCTGACCATCTGCCCTGTTTTGCTGTCTGTTCCAGTCACTGCCGGGCAGCTGGATAAACAAAATGGCCATTACGTGTTGGCGACCTTACAACGCGCCGCAGAAGGCTGCCTGAACGGAGAATTTGCCGCACTTGTGACTGGTCCGGTGCATAAAGGTGTCATCAATGAAGCCGGTGTGCCATTTAGCGGGCATACCGAGTTCTTTGCAGAACAAGCCGGTGTGGAACAGGTGGTCATGATGCTGGCTACTGACGGATTACGGGTTGCGCTGGCAACAACGCATCTACCGTTGCGCGATGTTGCTGACGCCATCACCACCGCAAACTTAACGCGCACCCTTGAGATACTGCAGCATGATCTGCAAACACAATTTGGTATCGCAAGACCACATATTCTGGTTTGTGGCCTCAACCCGCATGCGGGTGAAGGCGGCCATATGGGACGTGAAGAGATCGATGTTATCGAGCCAGTTTTGGCTACGTTACGAAACCAAGGGTATTCACTGGAAGGCCCACTACCAGCCGACACCTTATTTCAGGATAAATATCTGCAACGCGCCGATGCCGTATTAGCCATGTATCACGATCAAGGCTTACCGGTGCTCAAATACAAAGGATTTGGCCGTGCCGTCAATATCACACTGGGGTTACCGTTTATTCGTACCTCAGTCGATCACGGCACAGCTCTCGAATTAGCCGGCAGTGGTAAAAGCCATAATGGCAGCCTGCTAACCGCACTACATCAAGCGATTTCAATGGTATCTCATAAACAATGA
- the surA gene encoding peptidylprolyl isomerase SurA, with translation MQLKQLSPKWLLAGVLFALPLCAQAVTQSLDNVIAIVNKDVVLQSELDRLIHKVQTDATEQHQSLPPYSQLHKQVLDRLIEDSLILQQAERQGLRIGDTQLDQALSSVAAEKGQTVASMQAQAEREGLTPAEFRETVRKEMLISEVRRNQLRQRINITDQEVKQLAKLISEQGSKGQRFHIEHILLSLPSDADRAEQQRVAEKAKQLLQQLKKGTDFHQIAVAESSDNKALDGGDWGWMTVEEMPSLMAEAVNGAHKDQFIGPLRSGAGLHIIHVKDVQGQQAIELQEANARHILIKTSVILSDEKAEQMLKGFLRDIQSGKASFAKLAEKYSDDTGSATKGGELGWANPDMYVPEFRDMVKKLPIGQFSQPFKTMHGWHIVQVEGRRSLANTPEALENRAYQLIYNRRFAEEAQTWIDELRDEAFIQIMDGSNN, from the coding sequence ATGCAGTTAAAACAACTTTCACCGAAATGGTTATTGGCTGGCGTGTTGTTCGCCCTGCCACTATGCGCTCAGGCTGTTACGCAATCACTCGACAACGTGATTGCGATTGTGAATAAAGACGTAGTGTTGCAAAGCGAACTGGATCGACTGATACATAAAGTACAAACCGATGCGACGGAACAACACCAAAGTTTGCCACCCTATAGCCAACTGCATAAACAAGTATTAGATCGTTTGATTGAAGACAGCCTGATCCTGCAACAAGCAGAACGACAAGGGCTGCGAATTGGCGATACACAACTGGATCAGGCACTGTCTTCCGTTGCAGCAGAAAAAGGCCAAACAGTTGCCAGCATGCAAGCTCAGGCCGAACGCGAAGGTTTAACCCCTGCCGAATTTCGGGAAACCGTACGTAAAGAGATGTTGATCTCGGAAGTTCGCCGTAATCAATTACGTCAGCGAATCAATATTACGGATCAGGAAGTCAAACAGCTGGCCAAGCTGATCAGTGAACAAGGCAGCAAAGGACAACGTTTTCATATTGAACACATATTACTAAGTTTACCGTCTGATGCCGATCGGGCCGAACAACAACGGGTAGCCGAAAAAGCCAAACAGTTGTTACAACAACTGAAAAAAGGTACTGATTTCCACCAGATTGCGGTTGCCGAAAGCTCAGATAATAAAGCATTAGACGGCGGAGACTGGGGCTGGATGACGGTAGAAGAAATGCCGTCATTGATGGCTGAAGCAGTCAATGGCGCGCATAAAGACCAATTTATTGGTCCATTACGTTCTGGTGCAGGTTTGCATATTATCCATGTTAAAGATGTGCAAGGACAACAAGCCATCGAACTACAGGAAGCCAACGCCCGCCATATTCTGATCAAAACGTCAGTCATCCTGAGCGATGAAAAAGCAGAACAGATGCTGAAAGGTTTCCTGCGTGACATTCAATCCGGTAAGGCTTCTTTTGCAAAATTAGCCGAGAAATATTCTGACGATACAGGTTCTGCCACTAAAGGCGGGGAACTAGGTTGGGCGAATCCGGATATGTATGTGCCAGAATTCCGCGATATGGTGAAAAAACTACCGATTGGTCAATTCAGCCAACCATTCAAAACCATGCACGGCTGGCATATTGTTCAGGTCGAAGGGCGCCGTAGTTTAGCCAATACACCGGAAGCACTGGAAAACCGTGCATATCAACTGATCTACAACCGTCGTTTTGCCGAAGAGGCACAAACCTGGATTGATGAACTGCGTGATGAAGCATTTATCCAGATCATGGACGGGAGCAATAACTGA
- the lptD gene encoding LPS assembly protein LptD, whose amino-acid sequence MVFRINAITVALFSVSAGFAFVPHPSQAAANSVNVPPNLRAGVFDERCYSDVPPATTTEYSRTTPVEVSADQLNATQNGKAIYQGGVQVNQGNKYFSSDYTELDQVSRQVMAHGNIFYRDGQVTLKSPDQLTTNLNTKESQIDNATYQLHGSPARGEAENIHLDNQKKELTLNKARFTTCPVGQESWWLSASEVNVNQEEVFGEAWNATLWLKSVPVFYTPYITFPVKDQRKSGLLYPTFTNSSSNGFDVSTPYYWNIAPNYDMTLTPRVMSNRGTMEQIEYRYMPEPEQSGTIYTEYMANDRKVSSDELNPRWLANIRHGSSFQNGDLRWNLDYTRVDANDYNYFNELHPPVGQIVDNQLLQSTTAGYYQKDWNLTTEVRDYQILLPNTPAPHQLLPQVSYNQYYTADKYSFSFNSEASNFGNNSEQYKAYTGQRLHAEPAVSVPLLQAPGYSLEAEGKLMATYYQQDIPDDMSSYYSNTLGLNNLASSVSRTLPEARVHGGMSFDRKTSYNDQPFTQTLEPEVQYLYIPYKNQNNIGLYDTTNMQSDYYNLFSDRRFAGLDRISDANRVSYGATTRLFDSENTERLRFTLGQSYDLVAPQVTLLPNDTKQTNSRSLLSVRADAHPTDDWYMHTGTEYNTQTKKVSSGNGAVEYQQQKYTTQLNYRFVSKENFVVDTSDNRRDISQAGAVVKLPVNRDWQLIGAHYRDTQTGQNIDNLLGARYDSCCWAVNFTFERHNAPDNTTLTAKPETSYGLQFEFKGLGSVGNGPKYNLNTRLLPYSRPFNLND is encoded by the coding sequence ATGGTGTTTCGCATCAACGCTATTACTGTGGCACTTTTTTCTGTTTCTGCCGGATTTGCATTCGTACCGCATCCAAGTCAGGCGGCAGCCAACAGTGTTAATGTACCACCAAATCTCCGTGCCGGTGTTTTCGATGAACGTTGCTACAGCGATGTTCCACCGGCCACGACAACAGAATACAGCCGAACCACGCCGGTTGAAGTCTCTGCTGATCAATTGAATGCAACACAGAATGGCAAAGCGATCTATCAAGGTGGCGTGCAAGTCAATCAGGGCAATAAATATTTCAGTTCCGATTATACCGAGCTGGATCAAGTCAGCCGCCAAGTCATGGCACATGGCAATATTTTTTATCGTGACGGTCAGGTGACGCTTAAAAGTCCAGACCAGCTGACGACGAATTTAAACACCAAAGAATCACAGATTGATAATGCCACCTATCAACTGCACGGCTCCCCTGCGCGCGGTGAGGCAGAAAACATCCATCTGGATAATCAGAAAAAAGAACTGACGCTCAATAAAGCACGTTTTACAACTTGTCCTGTGGGCCAGGAAAGCTGGTGGCTGAGTGCCAGCGAAGTGAACGTCAACCAAGAAGAGGTATTTGGCGAAGCCTGGAACGCTACGCTGTGGCTAAAAAGCGTACCGGTGTTTTATACCCCCTACATTACCTTTCCAGTCAAAGATCAACGTAAATCAGGTCTGCTGTACCCGACATTTACGAATAGTTCCAGTAATGGCTTTGACGTTAGTACCCCTTATTATTGGAACATTGCGCCGAATTACGACATGACGCTGACACCTCGTGTGATGTCAAACCGCGGCACCATGGAACAAATCGAATACCGTTATATGCCGGAACCCGAGCAAAGCGGCACGATTTATACCGAATACATGGCTAACGATCGAAAAGTTAGTAGTGACGAATTAAATCCACGCTGGTTGGCGAATATCCGCCATGGTTCCAGTTTCCAAAATGGCGATCTGCGCTGGAATCTGGATTACACCCGTGTTGATGCTAACGACTACAACTATTTCAACGAATTACATCCGCCAGTGGGTCAAATCGTTGATAACCAGTTATTACAATCAACTACCGCGGGTTATTACCAGAAAGACTGGAATCTGACCACGGAAGTGCGTGACTATCAGATCCTGTTACCTAACACGCCAGCACCACATCAGTTGTTACCGCAGGTGAGTTACAACCAGTATTACACTGCCGATAAATACAGTTTTAGTTTTAATTCTGAAGCCTCTAATTTCGGAAATAATTCGGAACAGTATAAAGCCTACACTGGGCAGCGACTGCATGCAGAGCCGGCTGTTTCCGTGCCACTATTACAAGCGCCAGGTTATTCACTGGAAGCAGAAGGCAAATTGATGGCGACGTATTATCAGCAGGATATTCCTGATGATATGTCATCGTATTACAGCAATACCTTAGGCCTGAATAACCTGGCCTCAAGTGTCAGTCGAACATTACCGGAAGCTCGAGTACATGGTGGTATGAGTTTCGATCGTAAAACATCTTATAACGATCAACCATTCACCCAGACATTAGAGCCAGAAGTTCAGTATTTATATATTCCGTATAAAAATCAGAACAATATTGGTTTGTATGACACCACCAACATGCAATCCGATTATTACAATTTGTTCAGCGATCGCCGTTTTGCCGGTTTAGATCGGATCAGCGATGCCAACCGGGTTAGCTACGGTGCGACCACACGTCTGTTTGATAGTGAAAATACCGAGCGTCTGCGTTTCACGCTTGGTCAGTCGTATGATTTGGTAGCACCACAAGTAACCTTGTTACCAAACGATACCAAACAAACCAACTCTCGCTCATTACTATCCGTGCGTGCTGATGCCCACCCAACCGATGACTGGTACATGCATACCGGAACGGAATACAACACGCAAACCAAGAAAGTGTCGTCGGGCAATGGCGCTGTCGAATACCAGCAACAAAAATATACGACCCAATTAAACTATCGTTTTGTCAGCAAAGAGAATTTCGTGGTTGATACTTCTGATAATCGCCGCGATATCAGCCAAGCTGGTGCCGTGGTGAAATTACCGGTTAATCGCGATTGGCAGTTAATTGGCGCTCATTACCGTGATACACAGACCGGTCAGAATATCGATAATCTGTTAGGTGCTCGTTATGATTCTTGTTGCTGGGCTGTCAATTTCACTTTTGAACGGCATAATGCACCCGATAACACTACATTAACGGCTAAACCTGAAACCTCATACGGTTTACAATTCGAGTTTAAAGGATTGGGCAGCGTCGGCAACGGGCCGAAATACAATCTGAATACCCGATTATTACCTTATTCCCGACCATTTAACCTGAACGATTAA
- a CDS encoding phosphotransferase: MTQRHAQLQRWAQQIEQNPDLTLRLISGDASFRKYYRAANRIWVDAPPETEKNREFIDNAQALQRTNIAAPIVHHSDLEQGFLCVSDLGDDSLLSRLNDESVSAWYWQALQLLPQLINIKLELPVFDAEFMVRENSIFPEWLLGQHLQLTLTAAEKALLAETFALLTANNLQQPQVVMHRDFHSRNLMVLADKSLAVIDFQDMVLGPLTYDAVSLLKDCYCRWPDAVIEQGVAQAYQLYSESGILSDVSYAQFVQWLDLTGMQRHLKAAGIFTRLYHRDGKSGYLKDIPRTLGYVRDVAACYPQLAAFAAWLEQRVLPAFEMETVS, encoded by the coding sequence ATGACGCAACGCCATGCCCAACTACAGCGATGGGCACAACAAATTGAACAAAATCCTGACTTAACTTTACGTCTGATTTCTGGTGACGCCAGTTTTCGTAAATATTATCGCGCCGCTAACCGGATTTGGGTGGATGCACCGCCAGAAACGGAAAAAAATCGTGAGTTCATCGATAACGCACAAGCTTTACAGCGCACAAACATCGCGGCACCGATCGTGCACCATTCTGATTTGGAACAAGGTTTCTTGTGTGTTTCTGATTTAGGTGATGACTCATTGTTATCTCGTCTCAATGATGAGTCGGTTTCAGCATGGTATTGGCAAGCGCTGCAATTGTTACCACAGCTAATTAACATCAAGCTTGAGTTGCCTGTTTTTGATGCTGAGTTTATGGTGCGGGAAAACAGCATTTTCCCAGAATGGCTGCTGGGCCAACATTTGCAATTAACACTGACAGCGGCAGAAAAGGCGTTATTGGCAGAAACCTTTGCCTTACTGACCGCCAATAATCTGCAACAGCCACAAGTGGTCATGCATCGTGATTTTCACAGTCGTAACCTGATGGTATTAGCGGATAAATCGCTGGCCGTGATCGACTTTCAGGATATGGTGCTTGGCCCGTTAACTTACGATGCCGTTTCGTTGCTGAAAGATTGTTACTGCCGTTGGCCGGATGCGGTGATTGAACAAGGTGTTGCGCAGGCTTATCAGCTGTATAGCGAATCTGGGATTTTATCGGATGTGTCTTACGCACAATTTGTGCAATGGCTGGATCTGACTGGCATGCAACGCCATCTAAAAGCGGCGGGAATTTTTACCCGTTTGTATCATCGCGATGGTAAATCCGGTTATCTGAAAGATATTCCGCGCACGCTCGGTTATGTGCGTGATGTTGCCGCGTGTTATCCGCAACTGGCGGCGTTTGCTGCTTGGTTGGAACAGCGCGTGTTACCTGCATTTGAGATGGAAACTGTGTCATGA
- a CDS encoding N-acetylmuramate alpha-1-phosphate uridylyltransferase MurU, producing the protein MKAMILAAGRGERMRPLTDHLPKPLLVAGGKPLIQHHIEKLKLAGITQLVINHAWLGQKLVDYLGSGEQLGVEISWSAEGAAGLETAGGIRQALPLLGDEPFLVLNGDIWLDADYSQFSSQLLTESDHAHLWLVNNPPQHPQGDFSLRHDRVEDCPGLTFSGVGLYRPQSFLPLEPGVHKLAPILRQWMASGQVAGSHLNADWRDIGTPERLYQLDQDLLRVDQELQRGSHAG; encoded by the coding sequence ATGAAGGCGATGATCCTGGCCGCCGGGCGCGGTGAACGGATGCGCCCGTTAACGGATCATCTGCCAAAACCGTTGCTAGTGGCGGGCGGTAAGCCGTTGATCCAGCATCATATTGAGAAACTGAAACTCGCCGGTATTACACAATTAGTCATTAACCATGCCTGGCTTGGACAAAAGCTGGTTGATTATCTGGGTAGCGGTGAGCAATTGGGTGTTGAGATCAGTTGGTCTGCCGAAGGAGCTGCCGGGTTGGAAACCGCTGGCGGTATTCGTCAGGCCTTGCCGTTGTTGGGTGATGAGCCGTTTTTAGTGCTGAATGGTGATATCTGGTTAGATGCCGATTACAGCCAGTTTAGCTCCCAACTGTTAACGGAAAGCGATCATGCTCATCTGTGGCTGGTAAATAACCCACCGCAGCACCCGCAGGGTGATTTTAGTTTGCGTCATGATCGAGTGGAGGATTGCCCCGGCTTGACCTTCAGTGGTGTCGGTCTTTATCGCCCGCAAAGCTTCTTACCGTTGGAACCTGGTGTACATAAACTGGCGCCGATTTTGCGACAATGGATGGCCTCAGGGCAAGTGGCTGGATCGCACCTCAATGCCGATTGGCGGGATATTGGTACGCCAGAACGGTTATACCAGTTAGATCAAGATTTACTGCGAGTAGATCAGGAATTACAGCGAGGTTCGCATGCCGGTTAA
- the djlA gene encoding co-chaperone DjlA — protein sequence MPVKGKIIGFLVGLWILNIPGALLGLWIGHIYDQGLQAQRSGDFGRWRTPTREEQALFLHTAFAVMGNIAKAAGRVTEQQIQVATLFMDRMGLNGELRREAQDSFRQGKEAEYDLEGSLALFRRSCRGRPDLLRVFLDMQLQAAFANGALHASSRQRLLEVAELLGFSRWELEQLLAMAEAGFNFSHQGQQQQRYSSSGAGQQQMPGRDRLRDAYAILGVSADVSDTDVKKAYRKQMSQHHPDKLISKGLPPEMMNMAKEKAQEIQQAWEVIKQARGLR from the coding sequence ATGCCGGTTAAAGGCAAAATTATCGGTTTTCTGGTGGGGTTGTGGATCCTCAATATTCCTGGTGCATTACTTGGTTTATGGATTGGGCATATCTATGATCAGGGTTTACAGGCACAGCGCAGTGGTGATTTTGGCCGCTGGCGCACACCAACCCGTGAAGAACAGGCGCTATTTTTACACACGGCATTTGCCGTGATGGGCAATATTGCGAAAGCAGCCGGGCGGGTCACTGAGCAGCAAATTCAAGTTGCCACTTTATTTATGGATCGTATGGGGCTGAATGGCGAGTTACGCCGTGAAGCGCAGGATTCTTTCCGCCAAGGCAAGGAGGCGGAATACGATCTGGAAGGTTCTTTGGCACTGTTTCGGCGTTCCTGTCGCGGTCGCCCCGATCTGTTGAGGGTGTTTCTGGATATGCAATTACAGGCGGCGTTTGCGAACGGCGCGTTGCATGCGTCTTCACGTCAGCGCTTACTGGAAGTGGCGGAGTTATTAGGTTTCTCGCGTTGGGAGCTAGAACAGCTATTGGCGATGGCGGAAGCGGGCTTTAACTTTTCGCATCAGGGACAACAGCAGCAACGCTATTCTTCATCCGGGGCAGGGCAGCAGCAAATGCCAGGCCGAGATCGCCTGCGTGATGCCTATGCGATTTTGGGGGTATCAGCCGATGTTTCCGATACTGATGTGAAAAAAGCGTATCGTAAACAGATGTCGCAACATCATCCGGATAAGCTGATCTCTAAAGGGTTACCGCCAGAGATGATGAACATGGCGAAAGAGAAAGCGCAGGAAATTCAACAAGCGTGGGAAGTGATCAAACAAGCACGCGGCTTACGTTGA